The following proteins are co-located in the Rattus norvegicus strain BN/NHsdMcwi chromosome 19, GRCr8, whole genome shotgun sequence genome:
- the LOC134483268 gene encoding disks large homolog 5-like translates to MFARLCRRFGRVDVDREESRVKQTKPKAACRQTSSPENVLNKVQANEEEERLNRELELTTKERNELTDRLLYVTGGSMSKSPYFRPNPFYENLKIKEKEVMSLLHNLDTKNIEHREKFQELKKEINFYRNLHSRLLMDQACMKKKLVTLKQESKELERYLFELNPNAEDEQEKTSNLQTQQNLVSGTAGDME, encoded by the exons atgtttgcccgtctttgtaggcgctttgggagagttgatgttgatagagaagagtctagagtgaagcaaacgaaacctaaag cggcctgcagacagacgtcatcccctgaaaatgtcctaaacaaggtgcaggccaacgaggaagaggagaggctgaatagagaactggagctaactaccaaggagagaaatgagctgacagatcgcctcctttatgtgacaggtggatccatgagcaagag cccctacttcaggccaaatccattttatgaaaacttgaagataaaggagaaagaggtcatgtcattactgcacaacttagacacaaagaacattgaacatcgtgagaaatttcaggagctcaagaaggagattaacttctatcg caacctgcacagccggctcctgatggaccaggcatgtatgaagaagaagttggtcacattgaagcaggagagcaaggagttagagcgatatttgtttgagttgaacccgaatgctgaagacgaacaggagaagaccagcaacctccagacccagcaaaatttg